The DNA region AAGCCGGCCGCTGCAATTGCGGCAGGACTTCTTTAGTTGCTCGCGCAACGTCGTTGGGAAAATCGATTTCGATCCAGGGCAGGCCGGTGACATCGGCCGTATCGAATGCGTGGCTGCGCTCCAGCAGCAGGTCGCGCATGGCTTCTTCGTGCGGCAGGTTCGCGCGACCGCTATTGACATAGCCCGCCACGATCTCCGCGAAGCGCCGGGCAGCGGCCTCGGTGAAGCGGAAAAAGCCCACCGATTCGCCGATCGTGTCGTAGTCGAGGCCGACGGCCAGCTGCTTGCGCAATTCGATGGGCACGCCCTGTTTCAGGCACAGCTTGACGGGCTCGTCGCCCGCTTCGAAGTCGCGGTCGATCAGCAGGCGATTGGCGTGCTCACCCGCCACGAGCGCGGCCAGCATGCGCTCGTCGTACAGCACGTCGGCGTCCATCAGCAGCACGTCGCCGCCGCGCGTGAGGGCATCGGCGACGGTGTGCACGGTCAGCACGCTGCCCAGATCGAAGCGCGGATTGAGCCTGATCTCGGGCACCTTGCGGCCGGCCCGCGTCAGTTCGGCTTCGACCTGTTCCGGCTGAAAGCCGAGCGCGAGCACGACTTCATCGACGCCCACGGCTTCGAGCATCTGCAGATGGCGCTCCAGCAGCGTGACCCCGTCAAAGCGCAACAGACATTTTGGAAACTGCTCCCCCGGCGGTTGCTGGAGTCGCAAGCCGAGGCCTGCGGCAAGAATGATTGCTCGCATTCGATTTCCAGGGAAAGGGTTAATTGGCTTATTGGCTCTTTTAATCCGGCATTCGAAATGGCTTGCGCGCTGTGCGCGAAGGCGTCCCGGCGAGCCAAAAATGGCGACTATATCGGAATTGAGAACGGATTGCAGACCAGCCGGGCCGGTTTTGGCAATTGATGGAATTAATTTGAAAAATGTGGTGATTTTGTTTGCAAACGACGCTGATTCACCTGTTTCAGCCGATGAAAGGGTATTCTGCGCTTTCAGTTAATGCGAGGCACGATTTCGTGAGGAAAGCAGCAAGCCGATCAGTGACGATCGCGCCGGAAAAGCAACAGGCGCATCGATCGAAGGGGCAGAGGTACTTCAATTCACTCGTCAAGCAGATCGAAAACCGGCGTGGACGGCTCGCGCAATGGGAAAGCTTCACGCCCGTCTTCCAGAAGAAATATGTCGACGTGCTCGTCCCGCTCCGGAAGCGTTCGCGGGACGCGCAGGTGAAGCTGATTCACCGGCTCGACGCGGTCCATGGCGATAAAGGCCTGAATGCCGTCGACCGTCGAACCGTCTCGGCACTGATCGTCGACCTGTTGCAGCCAATGATCAGCCTTCACGACGACGACACCTTGCAGTCGATCCACGACCGGCATGCTTCGCCCGGCGACGGCGAGCCGGCCGATATCGACCTCGAAGGCATGAAAGCGGCGATCGAAGAGATGCTCGGCGTCGAATTCGAAGACGACGTGATCTCTCCACAGGAGTTCTTGAAGCGCGCGTCCGAACAGTTCGCGAAACTGCGCAGGGAAGCAGCCGAAAAAGCACAGGCGCGCGAGGAGCGCCGTGCGAAGCGCAAGCCAACGCCGAAGCAGCTCGCCGCGCAAGCGCGCAAGGAAGCGGCGAAGGCGGAAATCAGCCAGTCGCTGCGCGATGTCTACCGCAAGCTGGCGAGCGCGCTGCATCCCGATCGCGAGCACGACCCCGAGGAGCGCGCACGCAAGACCGTGCTGATGCAACGGGTCAACGAGGCGTACGCGAAACGCAAGCTTCTGCAGCTACTGGAATTGCAACTGGAACTCGAACATATCGACCAGAAGACAATCGACGGCATCAGCGAAGAAAAACTCGCGCACTACAACGAGGTGTTGCGCGAGCAGCTCGGCGAACTGGATCGCGAACTCTCGGACGTCGAACAAAAATTCAGGGGCGCATTCGGCTTTCCGCGCGGCCCTCGCATATCGCCTGACTTCGCGATGGAAGATCTCGACGACGAGATCGCGCAGCGCGTGCACATGGTGCACGAGATCGAACACGATCTGCCCGTGTTCGACGACATCAAGAAAACGAAAGCCTGGTTGAAAGCGGTCAAACGCGACCGTCCCATCTGATCCCGCGCATCGCCTTCCATCCCGCCGGGCGCGCTCGCGCCCATTTTCTCGT from Paraburkholderia caribensis includes:
- a CDS encoding phosphocholine cytidylyltransferase family protein translates to MRAIILAAGLGLRLQQPPGEQFPKCLLRFDGVTLLERHLQMLEAVGVDEVVLALGFQPEQVEAELTRAGRKVPEIRLNPRFDLGSVLTVHTVADALTRGGDVLLMDADVLYDERMLAALVAGEHANRLLIDRDFEAGDEPVKLCLKQGVPIELRKQLAVGLDYDTIGESVGFFRFTEAAARRFAEIVAGYVNSGRANLPHEEAMRDLLLERSHAFDTADVTGLPWIEIDFPNDVARATKEVLPQLQRPALHEALKR
- a CDS encoding molecular chaperone DnaJ; this encodes MRKAASRSVTIAPEKQQAHRSKGQRYFNSLVKQIENRRGRLAQWESFTPVFQKKYVDVLVPLRKRSRDAQVKLIHRLDAVHGDKGLNAVDRRTVSALIVDLLQPMISLHDDDTLQSIHDRHASPGDGEPADIDLEGMKAAIEEMLGVEFEDDVISPQEFLKRASEQFAKLRREAAEKAQAREERRAKRKPTPKQLAAQARKEAAKAEISQSLRDVYRKLASALHPDREHDPEERARKTVLMQRVNEAYAKRKLLQLLELQLELEHIDQKTIDGISEEKLAHYNEVLREQLGELDRELSDVEQKFRGAFGFPRGPRISPDFAMEDLDDEIAQRVHMVHEIEHDLPVFDDIKKTKAWLKAVKRDRPI